In Fusarium oxysporum f. sp. lycopersici 4287 chromosome 11, whole genome shotgun sequence, the following are encoded in one genomic region:
- a CDS encoding hypothetical protein (At least one base has a quality score < 10), which produces MASPTTHPPSAGPKIQDLFPEAIISKITPAPEHPFYNYDGFEPSHRVLDVGHTRFPGCRPFGVRTTYDRDQAIVVRDGASLYADIFRPETSDTQPVPCILPWSPYGKTGTGPQNYDSMAPYRAGLALDRTSGYEKFEAPDPAEWAERDYAVVNVDARGCGHSDGVISIWGNQEAEDIYDVIDWLSRQPWCNGSVVMAGNSWLAIAQVNFASRLQHPALKAIAPWESFTDIYRHFIARGGRPHIPGFHKMIVEGFAGPEGREDIPAMLEKYPLYNDYWEAKRIPVEKIDNIPMYVVASYSSMLHPYGSFQTFRQAKTERKWLRVHPYQEWYDIYRPSISDELQRYFDAYCKPESTTGPEDWETSTPRVRLSLIGFEADGSPARTVIERPEQSYPLERQNLRTLYLNAETGELAHDKSIQETVKSYEGRSLHDQLTFATTFNTPTELAGYPKAVLYMSCPDHDDFDVVVQIRKIDNKGRQLSHLNYPCPVPIDQVPDVNTVKTLGPQGFLRASHHVSLDGVGGPVPSNDLSRYTDPLYSHRVREPITPDTVTRLEIPIWPIGMTFEAGEGIVLNVSGHDMCLPETEMCRLAEPEDENVGRHCVYTGGKYDSHLIIPVIKG; this is translated from the exons ATGGCCTCACCGACTACCCACCCACCAAGCGCCGGACCCAAGATCCAGGACCTGTTTCCTGAAGCCATTATCTCCAAAATCACTCCTGCACCTGAACACCCCTTCTATAACTATGACGGGTTCGAGCCAAGCCATCGAGTCTTGGACGTAGGTCATACCCGATTTCCTGGCTGCAGGCCATTTGGCGTGCGCACCACCTACGACCGAGATCAAGCCATCGTTGTCCGTGATGGCGCAAGTCTGTATGCCGATATCTTTCGCCCAGAAACATCCGATACGCAACCGGTCCCGTGTATACTCCCATGGAGTCCGTATGGCAAGACGGGCACTGGGCCACAGAACTACGACTCGATGGCTCCTTATCGCGCTGGTCTTGCACTCGACCGCACATCCGGCTATGAAAAGTTCGAAGCCCCGGATCCTGCTGAGTGGGCGGAACGCGACTATGCTGTTGTGAACGTCGACGCCCGCGGCTGTGGGCATAGCGACGGCGTTATTTCCATTTGGGGTAatcaagaggctgaggatATCTACGATGTCATCGACTGGCTTTCTCGTCAGCCGTGGTGCAACGGCTCGGTCGTCATGGCAGGCAACTCGTGGTTAGCTATTGCTCAGGTCAACTTTGCCTCGAGATTACAGCATCCAGCTCTCAAAGCTATTGCACCTTGGGAGAGCTTTACTGATATCTACCGTCACTTCATCGCCCGAGGCGGTCGGCCACACATTCCGGGCTTCCATAAAATGATAGTCGAGGGATTTGCTGGCCCTGAAGGTAGGGAGGATATCCCTGCCATGTTGGAGAAGTATCCTTTGTATAACGACTACTGGGAAGCAAAGAGAATAcctgttgagaagatcgataACATCCCCATGTATGTTGTGGCTTCTTATTCAAGCATGCTGCATCCGTATGGATCGTTTCAAACGTTCCGTCAAGCAAAAACGGAGCGTAAATGGCTCAGAGTTCATCCATACCAGGAAT GGTACGACATCTACCGCCCATCTATCTCGGACGAGCTTCAGCGATATTTCGACGCTTACTGCAAGCCCGAATCTACTACTGGTCCTGAAGATTGGGAGACTTCGACACCACGAGTAAGGCTTTCCCTTATCGGCTTCGAGGCAGACGGAAGCCCCGCAAGAACTGTCATTGAGAGACCTGAGCAAAGCTATCCTCTTGAGAGACAAAACCTGCGAACTCTATACCTCAATGCTGAAACGGGAGAGCTCGCCCACGACAAGTCAATTCAAGAGACAGTCAAGTCTTATGAGGGGAGGAGTTTGCATGATCAGCTG ACTTTTGCAACAACGTTCAATACTCCTACAGAGCTAGCCGGTTACCCCAAGGCTGTACTGTACATGTCTTGTCCAGATCACGATGACTTCGACGTCGTTGTGCAGATCCGGAAGATCGATAATAAAGGCAGGCAAttatctcatctcaattATCCATGCCCAGTTCCGATTGACCAGGTTCCCGATGTAAACACAGTCAAGACCTTGGGTCCACAGGGTTTTCTTCGTGCTTCCCATCACGTATCACTAGATGGTGTCGGAGGACCTGTTCCTTCCAACGATCTCTCCAGATACACAGATCCATTGTACAGCCATCGTGTTCGAGAACCCATCACTCCAGACACTGTCACCCGTCTGGAGATTCCTATCTGGCCCATTGGTATGACCTTCgaagcaggagaaggaaTTGTGTTGAATGTGTCGGGCCATGACATGTGCTTGCCTGAGACAGAGATGTGTCGATTAGCAGAACCAGAGGATGAGAACGTTGGAAGGCATTGTGTCTACACGGGTGGGAAATACGATAGTCACTTGATCATTCCTGTCATCAAGGGTTGA